A stretch of Planococcus citri chromosome 5, ihPlaCitr1.1, whole genome shotgun sequence DNA encodes these proteins:
- the LOC135847366 gene encoding kinesin-related protein 4-like yields MDSADDTGVFSPPVTTRIIARDQNVDNERDEAESDGTDVFSPDVSLQSGLVKSLRSNDSKENTPPVTQIPLTQHSGKRKRGNEVENPEVKRKKRFNWSAEESVDNSKSDDIDILSSGNNVAASQDENKIKRKKGFVIVSNTPDKEDSSNYSDLFAKQISTYDHDFHDEQKDVAENERSDILSPNDASLQSGVVGTSEPIDNEENAPPVTQMPSSSQQSDIESIFDDFENQEVERKKRFQLSAEESVDNSKNYTDLSLLRTDAAASQNENKIMRKKGFVVASDTPDNSNYSDLLDMDKSASQVRNRAARKPPFISPSFEDSLQLLDVFKSSSKNKKRTHKFTTPKSPVSQGNRYSEALKSSQDDKKAKRNPRFIALSSSEDNTRYSDIFDCVPKSQNKTKRNRAFADPVCSQESEDSHCSGLFDSTPTVVDKVKRKTRFVSFNTHESEDDSLGYLDISVAQNKTAEKKLHFVDTTKDSLHYSHLILEQSESSIAKKRPFVDPASQTSENDTNYSALLISENESSVEKRRPFVDPTSQEINDHLNYTDVISKNENTGCAANATNQYSALCENSHNSDQPKSEKSSGFNFTSVRSICIDTLQSSPNVSLQTSDVDSLHYSDVTISNDETDKTAANDTDDQSASCETSQGNDRQSNEKSNGSDFTSVRSICIDTFRNSNDISLPPSSAEVTSKPINFTYDVSTSAFCQLDDIPTSINTDFPSQIGSPKSVPVISAANLTYDVPSSAFNQREHVSLPENINMSRVNESKNNSILNLSDERTLVSSNSLEEANESDTLIESKIDTSNTQESAMVIDESADENESSQKFSLVVEESKDESDDALESCSVHNESENKNFSTLESASVTSESENEPASKLESNSLPDKSVNETGIPQKYFPATDKSETECIDSREPVSNSDKTLCPAENSKNQYDEIPESNVDPAIPAQSTLMNTISNSSNLPASNEKIVEESVYVAFNPSSLMLSVTELVDASPEDQTRHVSSAEIKSTQSENQIHSPSDSQSNELPSSALPSAEENIKDHDYAMAHVSNMEVAVENPIAEVVVESSEKSVTVEIPSPSAVEILKDSAETPDDVLFTGEIPQESNVEEIARVSSPEKVPEKHDDAAIAHNIEKIGEESAKTSTGDIPSPKETPKKQPSPNASSQSANYSLRSRKSLPLQQPLVTVENPDTISSPMSTSNVNQSRKKSPAPTTSLNQSREKSPIPTANANQSREKSVSNDLSQKSNRSLRSRNSRSASIQSDEKSIASIDFSQKSTRSKRSRSSQKTPEPVPSSSAAAMNDTDGGLFNDSNPVSGIAMQNFTEASSRAGSYSSRSRNSTSSNTQTFASRSSVSVFSISKIGRPSSAPHEFKVPEVPKVVPKKKKKNDPSFNHLPSKPNFPKFDFYCNKRFYDYLTSKMEPKFGIRTNNEAVKLARYISEVVREVIAMKTGDHHILVEEMKKVLFRKGIVTTHYNFYIFCMDYMPPWFRRKAVPMMQPVNCPPNVTFNLQVLFDSIE; encoded by the exons ATGGATTCCGCAGATGATACCG GTGTTTTTTCACCGCCGGTTACGACGCGAATTATTGCCCGTGATCAAAATGTTGATAATGAGAGAGATGAAGCAGAAAGTGATGGAACAG ATGTGTTTTCGCCAGATGTTTCTTTGCAGTCTGGTTTGGTTAAATCTTTGAGATCAAATGACAGTAAAGAAAATACACCACCGGTGACTCAAATACCACTAACGCAGCATTCGGGAAAAAGAAAACGCGGCAACGAAGTTGAAAATCCAGAAGTTAAACGCAAAAAACGGTTCAATTGGAGCGCCGAAGAATCGGTGGATAATTCTAAAAGCGACGATATTG aTATTCTATCGTCGGGGAATAATGTAGCTGCTTCTCAAGATGAGAATAAAATCAAGCGAAAGAAAGGTTTCGTGATAGTTTCCAATACTCCAGATAAAGAAGATAGCTCAAATTATTCCGATTTGTTTGCGAAGCAAATTTCTACTTATGATCATGATTTTCATGATGAACAAAAAGATGTAGCTGAAAACGAACGCTCTG ATATACTTTCACCAAATGATGCTTCCTTGCAATCTGGTGTAGTCGGAACTTCGGAACCGATTGATAACGAAGAGAATGCCCCACCGGTTACACAAATGCCATCTTCATCGCAGCAATCGGACATCGAAagtattttcgatgattttgaaaatcaagaggTTGAACGCAAAAAACGATTTCAGTTGAGCGCAGAAGAATCAGTGGATAATTCTAAAAACTATACTG ATCTTTCTTTGTTGAGAACTGATGCAGCAGCTTctcaaaacgaaaataaaatcatgcGGAAGAAAGGTTTTGTCGTAGCTTCCGATACACCGGATAATTCCAATTATTCGGATTTGCTTGACATGGATAAATCGGCGTCGCAAGTCAGAAATAGAGCCGCACGAAAACCTCCTTTCATTTCTCCGAGTTTTGAAGATAGTCTTCAGTTGTTAGACGTATTCAAATCCAGTTCAAAGAATAAAAAGCGAACGCACAAGTTCACAACTCCGAAAAGTCCAGTGAGTCAAGGAAATCGTTATTCCGAAGCATTGAAATCTTCACAAGatgacaaaaaagcgaaacgAAATCCTCGTTTTATTGCACTTTCGAGTTCTGAAGACAATACAAGGTATTCGGATATATTCGACTGCGTCCCAAAGAGTCAgaacaaaacgaaacgaaatcgTGCTTTTGCGGATCCAGTTTGTTCGCAGGAAAGTGAAGACAGTCACTGTTCCGGATTATTTGATTCAACTCCAACTGTCGTAGATAAAGTGAAACGGAAGACTCGTTTTGTTTCGTTCAATACTCACGAAAGTGAAGACGACAGTCTTGGATATTTGGATATATCAGTTGCCCAAAacaaaactgctgaaaaaaagcttcattttgtcGATACAACTAAAGATAGTTTACATTATTCCCACTTGATACTCGAGCAGAGCGAAAGTAGTATTGCAAAGAAGCGACCGTTTGTTGATCCGGCGTCTCAAACTTCTGAAAATGATACAAATTATTCCGCATTATTGATATCAGAGAACGAAAGTAGCGTTGAAAAAAGACGCCCTTTTGTTGATCCAACTTCTCAGGAAATTAATGATCATTTAAATTATACCGACGTGATTTCCAAAAACGAGAATACCGGATGCGCTGCAAACGCTACTAACCAATATTCTGCACTGTGTGAAAATTCGCATAATAGTGATCAACCGAAAAGTGAGAAATCAAGCGGATTCAATTTCACATCGGTTCGATCCATTTGCATTGATACACTTCAGAGTTCGCCCAACGTCTCGTTGCAGACTTCTGACGTAGACAGCTTACATTATTCCGATGTAACCATTTCAAACGACGAAACCGATAAAACCGCTGCGAATGACACTGATGATCAATCTGCATCTTGTGAAACTTCTCAGGGTAACGATCGGCAAagcaatgaaaaatcaaacgGCTCTGATTTCACGTCTGTTCGATCCATCTGCATAGATACGTTTCGTAACTCGAATGATATTTCGTTGCCACCGTCTAGTGCAGAAGTAACCAGTAAACCGATAAATTTCACGTACGATGTATCAACTTCGGCATTTTGTCAACTCGATGATATTCCGACATCGATAAATACTGATTTTCCATCGCAAATTGGCTCTCCGAAAAGCGTACCTGTCATTTCAGCGGCGAATTTAACCTACGATGTACCATCTTCGGCGTTCAACCAGCGCGAACATGTTTCACTGCCAGAAAATATCAATATGTCGAGAGtgaatgaatcaaaaaataattcgattttaaaTTTATCGGATGAGCGTACTCTAGTTAGTTCAAATTCTCTAGAAGAAGCTAATGAAAGCGATACTTTGATCGAATCCAAAATCGACACGTCCAACACTCAAGAATCTGCCATGGTAATCGATGAATCTGCAGACGAGAATGAAAGTTCGCAAAAATTCAGTTTAGTGGTTGAGGAATCTAAAGATGAGAGTGACGACGCCTTGGAATCGTGTTCGGTGCATAATgaatctgaaaacaaaaatttcagtaccTTGGAATCTGCTTCTGTAACCAGTGAATCTGAAAATGAACCTGCCAGTAAACTGGAATCCAATTCGTTGCCAGATAAATCTGTAAATGAGACTGGTATCCCGCAAAAATATTTTCCGGCGACGGACAAATCTGAAACTGAATGTATCGACTCTCGCGAACCGGTTTCAAACTCTGATAAAACTCTCTGCCCtgcagaaaattctaaaaatcaataCGACGAAATTCCCGAATCGAATGTTGATCCTGCCATACCAGCACAATCCACGTTGATGAATACGATTTCAAACTCTTCGAATTTGCCTGcgtcaaatgaaaaaatcgtcGAAGAATCTGTCTATGTGGCTTTCAACCCTTCCAGTTTAATGTTATCGGTAACCGAGCTCGTTGATGCGTCTCCGGAAGATCAAACTCGCCATGTTTCATCCGCTGAAATCAAATCAACTCAGTCTGAAAACCAGATACATTCGCCCAGCGATTCTCAAAGTAACGAATTACCATCATCTGCGTTACCTTCAGCTGAAGAAAATATAAAAGATCACGATTACGCAATGGCTCACGTTTCCAATATGGAAGTAGCAGTCGAAAATCCTATTGCCGAGGTCGTCGTTGAAAGTTCAGAGAAATCTGTCACTGTAGAAATTCCTTCTCCCAGTGCcgtagaaattttgaaagattcagCCGAGACACCAGATGATGTTCTTTTTACTGGGGAAATTCCACAAGAATCGAATGTGGAAGAAATTGCTCGTGTTTCGTCCCCTGAAAAAGTACCAGAAAAGCATGATGATGCAGCGATAGCtcacaacattgaaaaaataggaGAAGAATCAGCCAAAACATCCACCGGTGATATCCCATCTCCTAAAGAAACTCCGAAGAAACAACCATCTCCAAATGCCTCGTCTCAGTCTGCAAATTACTCTCTTCGTTCGCGAAAATCGCTTCCTCTGCAGCAACCATTAGTAACGGTTGAAAACCCGGATACAATTTCATCTCCGATGTCTACTTCAAATGTGAATCAATCTCGCAAAAAATCTCCGGCACCTACAACAAGTTTGAACCAATCTCGCGAGAAATCTCCCATACCTACAGCAAATGCGAATCAATCTCGTGAAAAATCTGTATCAAATGATCTTTCACAAAAATCCAATCGTTCGCTGCGTTCGAGAAATTCGCGTTCTGCCAGTATTCAGTCTGATGAGAAATCCATCGCTTCAAtagatttttcacaaaaatctacTCGTTCGAAACGTTCACGTAGTTCTCAAAAGACACCAGAACCGGTTCCTAGTTCTTCTGCGGCTGCTATGAACGATACCGATGGCGGACTATTCAACGATTCAAATCCAGTGAGCGGAATCGCTATGCAAAATTTCACCGAAGCTTCATCACGTGCCGGAAGTTATTCTTCGCGTTCGAGAAACTCAACTTCCTCGAATACTCAAACATTCGCTTCGAGGAGCTCGGTCAGCGTTTTTTCAATATCCAAGATCGGTCGTCCTTCATCCGCTCCTCATGAATTTAAAGTACCAGAAGTACCCAAAGTTGtgccaaaaaagaagaaaaagaatgaTCCTAGTTTTAATCATTTGCCATCCAAGCCGAATTTTccgaaattcgatttttattgtaataaaagattttatgattatttaacCAGCAAAATGGAACCGAAATTCGGAATAAGAACTAATAACGAGGCTGTAAAACTGGCACGTTATATCAGCGAAGTTGTACGGGAAGTGATTGCTATGAAAACGGGAGATCATCATATTTTggtcgaagaaatgaaaaaagtattattcCGAAAGGGTATCGTTACAACgcattataatttttatatattttgtaTGGATTATATGCCACCTTGGTTTAGACGAAAAGCTGTACCAATGATGCAACCTGTGAATTGTCCTCCCAATGTAACgttcaatttgcaagttttgTTTGATTCTATTGAATAA
- the e(r) gene encoding enhancer of rudimentary homolog, producing MSHTILLIQPGIKPETRTYSDYESVNDCMEGVCKIYEEHLKRLKPNTPSITYDISQLFEFIDQLADLSCLVYQKSTTTYAPYNKDWIKEKIYILLRKQARE from the exons ATG TCTCACACTATCTTACTTATCCAGCCTGGAATTAAACCCGAAACTAGAACTTATTCAGATTATGAAAGCGTCAACGACTGTATGGAAG GGGTGTGTAAAATATACGAAGAACATTTAAAGCGATTAAAACCCAACACTCCTTCAATAACGTACGATATTAGCCAGCTGTTCGAATTCATCGATCAATTGGCAGATTTATCATGTCTTGT GTATCAGAAAAGTACCACCACCTATGCCCCTTATAATAAGGATTGgatcaaagaaaaaatatacatactgCTTCGAAAGCAAGCTCGAGAGTAA